Proteins encoded together in one Terriglobus saanensis SP1PR4 window:
- a CDS encoding flagellar hook protein FlgE — protein MPSFSIALSGLKADSVALDTIGNNLANMNSVAYKKQNVNFSDLFYQTIGVSGANTPQQVGLGTQVSDISTDYTQGGFNPGGSSTQMAINGDGFFVVSNGGVQELTRNGDFQLDSSGNLITSDGQSVMGYAATGGVVNGNTALSALNIPTGQTQAATATTAITMTAVLNSGAAVGTSFSTSTPAFDSLGQSHSVTTTFTKTGDNTWDYSVTLPSGDAGAATGNTGTLTFDSNGALISPTTNISNISFTGMKDQASDMNLQWPLYNSTGGGLITQTAVTASSANFAANGSPSGKYQSFSVDSTGTITAQFSNGNTEVLGQVALATVSNEQGLTRMGNDLYVASRASGSPNVGVAGVGGRGDIEGNALELSNVDISTEFANLIVAQRAFEANSKTVTTFDTVTQDTIAMIR, from the coding sequence ATGCCTAGTTTCTCCATCGCGCTTTCCGGTCTCAAGGCCGACTCCGTTGCTCTCGATACCATCGGCAACAATCTAGCCAACATGAACTCGGTCGCCTACAAGAAGCAGAATGTCAATTTTTCCGATCTCTTCTATCAGACGATCGGGGTTTCAGGTGCGAACACACCGCAACAGGTCGGTTTAGGCACGCAAGTGAGCGACATCTCCACGGACTACACGCAAGGCGGTTTCAATCCAGGAGGAAGCTCGACGCAGATGGCCATTAATGGTGACGGTTTTTTCGTCGTATCGAATGGAGGCGTCCAGGAACTGACACGCAACGGTGACTTTCAGCTGGATTCGTCGGGCAATCTGATTACCAGCGACGGACAGAGTGTTATGGGATACGCTGCAACCGGTGGCGTGGTCAACGGAAACACCGCTCTTTCCGCGTTGAATATCCCCACGGGACAGACGCAGGCTGCAACGGCTACCACCGCCATCACCATGACCGCCGTTCTCAATTCGGGAGCTGCTGTAGGCACGTCCTTTAGTACTTCGACGCCAGCCTTTGACTCATTGGGCCAGAGCCACAGCGTCACAACGACTTTCACAAAAACCGGCGATAACACATGGGATTACTCCGTCACACTTCCGTCAGGCGATGCGGGGGCTGCCACAGGGAATACGGGAACACTTACCTTCGACAGCAACGGCGCACTGATTTCGCCGACGACCAATATCTCAAACATCAGCTTCACGGGGATGAAGGATCAGGCGAGCGACATGAATCTGCAATGGCCCTTGTATAACTCCACCGGAGGTGGACTTATCACGCAGACCGCTGTGACAGCCTCGTCAGCTAATTTCGCTGCGAACGGTTCTCCCAGCGGTAAATACCAGAGCTTTTCCGTAGATTCGACTGGAACGATCACGGCGCAATTCAGTAATGGCAACACAGAGGTGCTTGGGCAAGTTGCGCTCGCAACCGTTTCGAATGAACAGGGACTGACGCGCATGGGAAATGATCTCTATGTTGCCAGCCGCGCCTCGGGTTCGCCGAACGTTGGTGTGGCAGGTGTTGGCGGGAGGGGCGACATCGAAGGAAATGCGCTTGAGCTCTCCAATGTCGATATCTCTACCGAATTCGCGAACCTCATCGTCGCCCAGCGCGCCTTTGAGGCCAACTCCAAGACGGTGACGACCTTCGACACCGTAACCCAGGACACCATCGCCATGATTCGGTAG
- a CDS encoding flagellar basal body-associated FliL family protein produces the protein MNKDASANASGQPAKINLGSLLIVAIVAAVLSAGGAAAVFYFLAKRMGVSPFSETKTFDSRQGAAQTKQVPFEPMLVNLADSDGQAYLRLGVVLSVLDEPEKAGKEKVDAAHPVYGSAAMRDTILSVVGAEKSGDLLMSSGKSALKTKLRSAIQQRDPALKIADVFFTEFLVQR, from the coding sequence ATGAACAAAGATGCAAGCGCGAATGCTTCCGGGCAGCCAGCAAAGATCAACCTCGGATCTCTTCTGATCGTCGCAATCGTTGCTGCTGTTCTGTCGGCGGGCGGAGCAGCAGCAGTCTTTTACTTTCTCGCAAAGCGAATGGGTGTGTCTCCTTTCTCCGAGACGAAGACCTTCGATTCAAGGCAGGGAGCCGCTCAGACAAAGCAAGTCCCCTTCGAACCGATGCTTGTGAATCTGGCCGATAGTGACGGGCAGGCCTATCTGCGCCTGGGTGTGGTCCTTAGCGTTCTCGATGAGCCAGAGAAGGCAGGCAAGGAAAAGGTTGACGCCGCGCATCCTGTTTACGGGAGTGCCGCAATGCGCGACACCATTCTTTCCGTTGTAGGGGCGGAGAAGTCGGGCGATCTTCTGATGTCTTCGGGTAAGAGCGCCCTAAAAACGAAACTTCGCAGCGCGATTCAGCAGCGCGATCCAGCCCTCAAGATCGCGGATGTGTTTTTTACCGAATTTCTGGTGCAACGCTAA
- a CDS encoding FliM/FliN family flagellar motor C-terminal domain-containing protein, producing MSNPSGNSLPAQPAGTQPMFSPPPTSGSSMESHPSWPVLSTLQVRMKVALPLPRFCVRDLLALQPGSVVGSGWNETEDVPLIGGETQVSWCEFETVEDRIAVRLTRLI from the coding sequence ATGTCAAACCCTTCTGGAAATTCGCTCCCAGCCCAGCCCGCTGGCACTCAGCCGATGTTCTCCCCTCCGCCGACGAGCGGATCCTCGATGGAGTCGCACCCGTCCTGGCCTGTGTTGTCGACGCTGCAGGTACGCATGAAAGTAGCGTTGCCACTGCCTCGCTTCTGTGTGCGCGATCTGCTTGCCCTCCAGCCTGGAAGCGTCGTAGGAAGCGGCTGGAATGAGACAGAGGACGTTCCGCTCATCGGGGGAGAGACGCAGGTCAGCTGGTGTGAATTTGAAACCGTGGAAGACCGCATCGCTGTGCGGCTGACCCGGCTGATCTAG
- a CDS encoding flagellar biosynthetic protein FliO, producing MSRLGSQVVNNDTSTASLGLLRRVGLRLLEVAHRARPARRMRVVESLACGGKAQLLLVEIDGKSFLAAGGTDAVHTLLALPGESS from the coding sequence ATGAGTCGTCTGGGCAGCCAGGTCGTGAACAATGACACGAGCACCGCATCGCTCGGTCTTCTGCGTCGCGTGGGTTTACGTCTTCTCGAAGTCGCCCATCGGGCCAGACCCGCACGGCGCATGCGCGTGGTGGAGTCACTTGCCTGTGGGGGCAAGGCGCAGCTGCTTCTGGTTGAAATTGATGGAAAGAGCTTTCTCGCTGCCGGTGGAACGGATGCCGTGCATACCCTGCTGGCTCTTCCGGGAGAATCTTCGTGA
- the fliP gene encoding flagellar type III secretion system pore protein FliP (The bacterial flagellar biogenesis protein FliP forms a type III secretion system (T3SS)-type pore required for flagellar assembly.), which yields MKSVMILFGILLTMSLPLYAARLPKQVDAPARAARATSPSRATGASTGAGGITVRSLSDELNSSRIGSSWVIALSLTLLTLLPAIILAMTPMVRLLVVFHFLRQALGTQTAPSNQVLMALGLMMTWFLIQPVVVQIEQQAIAPYRAETITLEECMDRTSVPIKQYLLKYAREKDLALFASAGMSIRPQTRLDIPLRIVIPAYILSELKAGFQIGAVLFLPFLLIDLVVASITTSVGMLQLPPVVISTPIKILLFVMVDGWNLLAGSLLKSF from the coding sequence GTGAAGTCGGTGATGATTCTCTTTGGCATCCTTCTCACAATGTCTTTGCCGCTGTATGCGGCGCGCCTGCCGAAACAGGTTGACGCACCCGCGAGGGCGGCCAGGGCAACCTCGCCCAGTCGGGCCACGGGCGCATCCACGGGCGCCGGAGGGATCACGGTACGCTCTCTGTCGGATGAGCTGAACAGCTCCAGGATCGGCTCTTCCTGGGTCATCGCCCTGAGTCTGACGTTGCTGACCTTATTGCCTGCGATCATCCTGGCCATGACCCCCATGGTGAGGTTGTTAGTCGTCTTTCATTTTTTACGACAAGCACTGGGAACGCAGACGGCGCCGTCCAACCAGGTGCTCATGGCGCTTGGCCTGATGATGACTTGGTTCCTCATTCAACCGGTCGTGGTGCAGATCGAGCAACAGGCCATTGCACCGTATCGAGCGGAGACAATCACGCTGGAAGAGTGCATGGACCGCACCTCTGTACCCATCAAGCAGTACTTGCTCAAGTACGCGCGCGAAAAAGATCTCGCTCTCTTTGCCTCGGCAGGCATGTCCATACGCCCACAGACGCGGTTGGATATCCCTCTCCGTATCGTTATTCCGGCCTACATCCTGAGCGAACTGAAAGCTGGCTTTCAGATCGGCGCAGTCCTCTTTCTTCCATTCCTGCTGATTGACCTTGTTGTCGCCAGCATCACTACCTCCGTGGGCATGTTGCAGCTACCGCCCGTTGTCATTTCGACGCCAATCAAAATTCTCCTCTTCGTAATGGTGGACGGCTGGAACCTCCTTGCCGGATCTCTTCTGAAGAGTTTTTAG
- a CDS encoding flagellar biosynthetic protein FliQ, translated as MNPDQVAEIARHLLMEAMLLSAPVLIASCLVSVILSLLQTLTSIQDQTLTAVPRLLVVFVAGTLTMPWFLRRLVLYTVHLWTDFHRYLG; from the coding sequence ATGAATCCAGACCAGGTAGCAGAGATCGCACGTCATCTTCTGATGGAAGCTATGCTCTTGAGCGCACCCGTCTTGATCGCGAGTTGCCTTGTGAGCGTGATCCTCAGCCTACTGCAGACACTCACCAGCATTCAGGACCAGACGCTTACCGCAGTCCCACGTCTTCTGGTCGTCTTCGTTGCGGGCACACTGACGATGCCCTGGTTTCTGCGTCGCCTTGTTCTCTATACCGTTCATCTTTGGACAGACTTTCACCGGTATCTCGGATAA
- a CDS encoding flagellar biosynthetic protein FliR gives MMQASAFSPEILNPWAHILASGTLVMVRLGGVIALAPPFNSPGIPPRIKVGFLLAMTILLAPIAAGIPEAHVDLEITSVLGEMAVGLLFGFSLTLLNEALLFAGSLLGISFSFSLANLLDPNSRVDTPVLGILLNWFGILIIFGAGLDRLILAAVMRSLAVVPLGRATMHLGAVHQCVAMISGVFFAGLQLATPIMAAALAVEVTVALISRFAPALPAQVVGIPLKTIVSYVVLIGALAIWPGWIERHFSSLLDEAQRMVAG, from the coding sequence ATGATGCAAGCGTCCGCCTTCTCACCTGAGATCCTCAATCCGTGGGCCCACATCTTAGCGTCGGGGACGCTGGTCATGGTGCGTTTAGGCGGCGTGATCGCTCTCGCACCGCCATTCAATTCTCCGGGAATTCCACCACGCATCAAAGTGGGCTTCCTGCTGGCGATGACGATTCTACTTGCGCCGATTGCCGCTGGAATTCCCGAGGCACATGTCGATCTCGAGATAACCTCCGTGCTGGGAGAGATGGCGGTGGGTCTTCTTTTTGGATTTTCCCTCACGCTTTTAAATGAAGCGCTGCTCTTCGCTGGATCGCTACTGGGGATCAGCTTCAGCTTCTCGCTGGCCAATCTGTTGGATCCAAATTCGCGTGTGGATACGCCCGTGCTTGGCATTCTTCTGAACTGGTTCGGTATTTTGATCATCTTCGGTGCGGGACTCGATCGCCTTATTCTGGCGGCGGTCATGCGTAGCCTGGCGGTGGTGCCTCTCGGCCGAGCCACGATGCATCTAGGGGCAGTTCATCAATGCGTTGCGATGATCTCCGGCGTGTTCTTTGCCGGTCTGCAGCTTGCCACGCCGATCATGGCGGCCGCCCTCGCGGTGGAGGTTACCGTTGCGCTGATTAGTCGCTTTGCGCCCGCGCTCCCGGCGCAGGTCGTCGGCATTCCGCTGAAAACGATCGTCTCTTATGTCGTCCTCATTGGAGCTCTCGCGATCTGGCCAGGCTGGATCGAGCGCCACTTCTCTTCGTTGCTCGATGAAGCGCAAAGAATGGTGGCGGGATGA
- a CDS encoding EscU/YscU/HrcU family type III secretion system export apparatus switch protein, which yields MSEDRSEKASEQRKKKSRDKGEGVRSRELNAAFAMMAGILVLGGSARRFVPLWATAYREMLSALGHTEWTPESLLDAARILILPTLGPVALVMGAAFCGALLSGMVQSGGLQFHAEALAIKTTRLNPWSNLKQIASARALVRVSKSLVPAGIVLALGISCLHGVMDPMAVLSNFRLMTAFSASYALLLNAAWLMVAWAGFDYVMEWRSWNQRLKMSKQELRQEHKEAAGDPQVKGRIRQIQRAMRKRRAKVDVSRATVVIVNPTHFAVALEFSFETMQPPRVLAKGRDLHAHEIREEAMWAGVPIVENPLLARSLYRSVKVGNTIPFELYAAVAGILAFLYRQEVERSARASAVRNPSQTVSQPAEGTGGGPQ from the coding sequence ATGAGTGAAGATCGTTCTGAAAAAGCCAGTGAACAACGAAAGAAGAAATCCAGGGACAAGGGCGAAGGAGTTCGCAGCCGCGAACTCAATGCTGCGTTTGCCATGATGGCGGGCATCCTGGTTCTGGGTGGCTCGGCGAGACGCTTCGTTCCTCTTTGGGCAACAGCGTACCGGGAGATGCTTTCGGCTCTCGGCCATACCGAGTGGACTCCGGAGAGCCTTTTGGATGCGGCCCGCATCCTGATTCTTCCCACGCTTGGGCCTGTGGCGCTTGTGATGGGGGCAGCGTTCTGCGGGGCCCTCTTGTCCGGCATGGTGCAGAGTGGAGGCCTACAGTTCCACGCAGAGGCCCTCGCGATTAAAACTACACGTTTGAATCCGTGGTCGAACCTGAAACAGATCGCCAGCGCACGTGCGCTGGTGCGGGTGAGCAAATCCCTTGTGCCAGCGGGCATTGTTCTTGCTCTTGGTATCTCCTGCCTTCATGGCGTGATGGATCCCATGGCTGTCCTGAGTAACTTTCGGCTTATGACTGCCTTCTCCGCCAGTTACGCGCTTCTACTCAATGCCGCGTGGCTGATGGTGGCGTGGGCGGGCTTCGACTATGTCATGGAGTGGAGAAGCTGGAACCAGCGACTCAAAATGTCGAAGCAAGAGTTGCGACAAGAGCACAAAGAAGCGGCTGGAGATCCCCAGGTCAAGGGCCGCATTCGTCAGATTCAACGGGCTATGCGCAAGCGCCGTGCGAAGGTTGATGTCTCCCGTGCCACCGTCGTTATCGTCAATCCAACCCATTTCGCAGTGGCGCTGGAGTTCAGCTTCGAAACCATGCAACCGCCGCGCGTGCTCGCCAAAGGCCGCGATCTGCATGCGCACGAAATCCGCGAAGAAGCCATGTGGGCGGGTGTACCTATCGTGGAAAACCCTCTTCTGGCGCGCTCCCTGTATCGCTCGGTCAAAGTGGGAAACACGATTCCGTTTGAACTCTACGCCGCTGTTGCCGGGATCTTGGCCTTTCTCTATCGGCAGGAAGTGGAACGCTCCGCACGCGCTTCCGCAGTCCGAAATCCTTCCCAAACCGTATCGCAGCCTGCCGAAGGAACCGGCGGAGGTCCTCAATGA
- the flhA gene encoding flagellar biosynthesis protein FlhA: protein MTSPMEKASGSSRFNQILLPVTAISMVFVMLVPVPSFVLDLLLALSIAASVMVFLTAVQVRKATELSVFPTLLLLLTLFRLSLNLASSRMILLHGQDGTHAAGSVIEAFGQFVVGGNYVVGFVLFLALTAIQFLVVSHGAVRTAEVTARFTLDALPGKQMAIDADMNAGLIDEHAARKRREVIAREAEFYGAMDGAARFNQRDALATILITAINIIAGLLIGVIQQGVDLAEAVKTYTILTVGDGLVTMIPSLLVSIAGGMILTRASSAGSLDEELGTQLFAKGKTLWIGCGVLVSLALVPGLPKLAFLLMAVGLGLLAKRADTSEAAASLQSELAVEDGKGAAGPGGENLASLLRIDELTLEIGFQLIPLVDEAQGGQMLNRVRALRRHLATELGFIVPSVHITDNLRLKPREYVISLRGTEIARWQTEQNFLLAVNSDPKARPLAGIETREPAFGVAARWIQPGLEEEALASGYSVVDQATVIGTHLAEMIRRHAYELLGRAETKRLLDSLNESHPKLIEELVPKLMSLGEVQRVLQQLLREQVSIRDLGTVLETMVEVAQQSKALVHMVESIRQSLGRRLVHPLLDSNGNLEVMTLNPQMEAGLVSTFSPESSQLALEDGENFSAADFPRRLLESLKKLTGNSQGSAIPVLLCPSPARYHVRRWLEPLVPRITVLAPSEIPPGIRVRSLGMIG, encoded by the coding sequence ATGACATCGCCCATGGAAAAAGCCTCAGGCTCCTCTCGCTTCAATCAGATTCTTCTCCCCGTAACAGCCATCAGCATGGTCTTCGTCATGCTGGTGCCGGTGCCGAGCTTTGTCCTCGATCTGCTGCTTGCCCTTTCGATCGCTGCATCGGTGATGGTCTTCCTCACCGCCGTCCAGGTGCGTAAGGCAACGGAGCTCTCTGTCTTTCCCACACTTCTCCTTCTCCTCACCCTGTTCCGGCTCTCGCTCAACCTAGCGTCCAGCCGCATGATTCTGCTGCATGGGCAGGACGGAACGCATGCCGCGGGTTCCGTTATCGAGGCCTTCGGGCAGTTTGTCGTAGGTGGAAATTACGTCGTTGGCTTTGTCCTCTTCCTCGCGCTTACGGCGATTCAGTTCCTTGTGGTTAGCCATGGTGCTGTGCGTACCGCGGAGGTCACGGCACGTTTCACACTGGACGCGCTGCCTGGAAAACAGATGGCCATCGACGCGGATATGAACGCTGGCCTAATCGACGAGCATGCGGCCCGTAAACGGCGCGAAGTGATCGCACGCGAAGCAGAGTTCTATGGAGCCATGGACGGCGCGGCGCGCTTCAATCAGCGGGATGCTCTCGCGACCATCCTGATCACCGCGATCAACATCATCGCTGGCCTGCTGATCGGTGTGATCCAGCAGGGCGTCGATCTGGCTGAAGCAGTCAAGACGTATACGATCCTGACCGTCGGCGACGGTCTGGTCACGATGATCCCCAGTCTGCTTGTGAGCATCGCCGGGGGCATGATCCTCACACGTGCCTCGTCTGCTGGCTCGTTGGACGAAGAGCTCGGCACACAACTCTTTGCCAAGGGCAAAACCCTCTGGATCGGTTGTGGCGTCCTGGTTTCGCTGGCCCTGGTGCCGGGTCTCCCTAAGCTGGCTTTTCTGCTCATGGCAGTCGGTCTAGGTTTACTCGCGAAGCGCGCCGATACCTCTGAGGCCGCAGCTTCCTTACAGAGCGAGCTTGCCGTGGAAGATGGGAAAGGAGCTGCAGGTCCAGGCGGCGAAAATCTCGCTAGCCTGTTACGCATCGATGAACTCACGCTGGAGATCGGCTTCCAGCTCATTCCGCTGGTCGACGAGGCCCAGGGAGGCCAGATGCTGAACCGCGTTCGTGCACTACGCAGGCATCTCGCGACGGAGCTCGGCTTCATTGTGCCGTCGGTACACATTACCGACAACCTTCGCCTCAAGCCACGCGAATACGTGATTTCGCTGCGGGGAACAGAGATCGCACGCTGGCAGACGGAGCAGAACTTCCTGCTTGCCGTGAACTCCGACCCAAAGGCGCGACCGCTTGCGGGAATCGAGACGCGTGAACCGGCCTTTGGCGTTGCCGCGCGTTGGATTCAGCCGGGACTGGAAGAAGAGGCGCTTGCCTCCGGATATTCCGTCGTCGATCAGGCGACGGTCATCGGCACCCACTTGGCTGAGATGATTCGTCGCCATGCCTACGAACTGTTGGGACGAGCCGAGACCAAGCGTCTTCTCGATTCGCTGAACGAGTCCCATCCCAAATTGATCGAAGAGCTTGTCCCCAAGCTCATGAGTCTCGGCGAGGTCCAACGCGTACTGCAACAGCTGCTGCGAGAACAGGTGTCGATCCGCGATCTGGGCACCGTCTTGGAAACCATGGTAGAAGTTGCGCAACAATCGAAAGCTCTCGTTCATATGGTCGAAAGCATTCGCCAATCTCTTGGACGAAGACTTGTGCATCCATTGCTCGACAGCAACGGGAATCTCGAAGTCATGACGCTCAATCCGCAGATGGAGGCGGGCCTGGTTTCTACCTTCAGTCCAGAGTCTTCGCAACTCGCCCTGGAAGACGGAGAAAATTTCTCCGCGGCGGACTTTCCACGTCGCCTGCTCGAATCTTTGAAAAAGCTAACCGGAAACTCTCAGGGTTCGGCCATTCCCGTGCTTCTTTGTCCTTCGCCGGCCCGTTATCACGTGCGCCGGTGGTTGGAACCGCTTGTGCCACGTATTACCGTCCTCGCACCGTCGGAGATTCCGCCTGGAATCCGCGTCAGAAGCCTGGGCATGATCGGTTAG
- a CDS encoding sigma-70 family RNA polymerase sigma factor — MATANASPAAPYAVGGIEFSDDLKELGDLSLLAGEEAPSSTTYGAESQSAGRTLSDAERDQLLVEHFPTVRYVARRIHERLPQHMELDDLIAAGMIGLIDAFSKFDHSKKVQFKSYAQFRIRGAILDSLRTLDWSPRELRRKGRAVEEAIRAVTQRFGCVPAEQEIAREMNLSLSEYQGLLGELKGLEIGSLHAERGEDSGEEELAYVPGSPEDGPLFRCLKGELKQHLMEAIDDLPERERMVLTLYYYEELTMKEVGLTLGVVESRVSQIHSSAVARLRVSLAELANKTSSKK; from the coding sequence ATGGCCACTGCAAATGCATCCCCCGCCGCCCCATACGCAGTGGGTGGAATCGAATTCTCTGACGATCTGAAAGAGCTCGGCGATCTTTCACTGCTCGCAGGGGAAGAAGCCCCGAGCTCCACGACGTACGGTGCAGAGTCTCAAAGTGCTGGGCGAACCCTCTCGGACGCCGAACGAGACCAGCTCCTTGTCGAGCATTTCCCAACGGTTCGCTATGTGGCTCGGCGCATCCACGAGCGTCTGCCGCAGCATATGGAACTTGACGACCTCATCGCCGCAGGCATGATTGGTCTGATCGACGCGTTTTCAAAGTTCGACCACTCGAAGAAGGTTCAGTTCAAAAGTTATGCGCAGTTCCGTATTAGGGGGGCGATCCTGGACTCTCTGCGTACGTTGGATTGGAGCCCACGTGAACTGCGACGCAAAGGCAGAGCCGTAGAAGAAGCGATTCGTGCGGTCACCCAGCGATTTGGCTGTGTTCCCGCCGAACAGGAGATTGCTCGGGAGATGAACCTTTCTCTCAGCGAGTATCAGGGACTTCTGGGCGAACTCAAAGGTCTTGAGATTGGCAGCCTTCATGCGGAAAGGGGAGAAGACTCCGGCGAAGAAGAGCTCGCCTATGTCCCAGGATCTCCCGAAGATGGCCCACTCTTTCGTTGCCTCAAGGGAGAGCTGAAGCAGCATCTTATGGAAGCCATCGACGACCTGCCGGAGCGCGAACGTATGGTCCTCACGCTTTATTACTACGAAGAGTTGACCATGAAAGAAGTCGGTCTCACTCTCGGTGTCGTCGAGTCGCGTGTCTCTCAGATTCACTCCTCCGCCGTGGCCCGGCTGCGTGTCTCGCTTGCCGAGCTCGCAAACAAAACATCATCGAAAAAATAA
- a CDS encoding flagellar motor switch protein FliM yields the protein MSSNPSMPHLGDANERYTFSRAGHIGPEQLRALHNMQDQFARNLTHTLGAWLRTSFIANLVATEQKLFSGFLATVPEAAYVASLRLEPLGVHGALLIDLNLVSPIVDLLLGGSGRAGEVRDLTEIEEAILFSVSEMIAREFNVAWQASGIHFATEKREREGQLQRLMGYVEKTLCMTYEVVMPEARGNLVFCIPAVSLSSILRKMISQRDRPRRRSSESRLRVEDRIVQSRFSVALQFPQMRLGAHEIMEMQVGQVVRLPLPRNTMAELRVGAVTAFRAHPVRAGEHRAAQVGTGQVPPANHITPHMASSSQAPPPTGEENIPWNK from the coding sequence ATGAGCAGTAATCCCTCGATGCCTCACTTGGGCGACGCCAACGAGCGCTATACCTTCAGCCGTGCCGGACACATCGGCCCGGAACAACTCCGTGCTCTGCACAATATGCAGGACCAATTCGCGCGTAACCTCACCCATACGCTCGGCGCGTGGCTTCGCACCTCGTTTATTGCAAACCTTGTCGCGACGGAGCAGAAACTCTTCAGCGGTTTTCTCGCGACGGTTCCTGAGGCGGCTTATGTGGCGTCCTTACGTCTGGAGCCTCTCGGCGTTCACGGGGCGCTGCTGATCGATCTTAATCTCGTGTCGCCAATCGTGGATCTTCTACTTGGCGGAAGTGGCCGTGCAGGCGAGGTACGCGATCTGACGGAGATTGAAGAGGCTATCCTCTTCTCTGTTTCAGAGATGATTGCCCGCGAGTTCAACGTAGCCTGGCAGGCCTCGGGCATCCACTTCGCCACAGAAAAGCGCGAACGGGAGGGCCAGCTCCAGCGCTTGATGGGATATGTAGAGAAGACGCTTTGTATGACGTATGAAGTGGTCATGCCGGAGGCCAGGGGAAATCTCGTCTTCTGTATTCCGGCAGTCTCCCTCAGCTCCATCTTGCGCAAGATGATTTCGCAACGCGATCGACCGCGACGTCGCTCGTCCGAGTCCCGTCTTCGCGTCGAAGACCGTATTGTCCAGTCCCGTTTTTCCGTGGCTCTCCAGTTTCCCCAGATGCGTCTTGGAGCGCACGAGATCATGGAAATGCAGGTTGGCCAGGTTGTTCGATTGCCGCTTCCACGGAACACGATGGCGGAGCTTCGCGTAGGCGCAGTCACCGCCTTCCGCGCGCATCCGGTTCGTGCGGGAGAACATCGTGCCGCCCAGGTCGGAACGGGACAAGTGCCTCCCGCAAACCACATTACGCCGCACATGGCGTCATCCTCACAGGCACCACCGCCCACAGGCGAGGAGAATATTCCGTGGAACAAGTAA
- a CDS encoding FliM/FliN family flagellar motor switch protein has product MEQVNENDPTVTPALDLLMDIELDATLQFGAREMQLKEILALSPGDVIELDRNVSDPVDLVIGDRIVARGEVVVLNGYFALNVTEVAAPQLRLESIRCYL; this is encoded by the coding sequence GTGGAACAAGTAAATGAAAATGACCCGACCGTTACACCAGCGCTCGATCTGCTTATGGATATCGAGCTGGATGCCACGCTTCAGTTCGGCGCGCGCGAGATGCAACTCAAAGAAATTCTTGCGCTCAGTCCCGGCGATGTCATTGAACTCGACCGGAACGTCTCCGATCCCGTCGACCTGGTCATCGGGGACCGCATCGTCGCACGCGGTGAGGTGGTCGTACTGAACGGCTACTTCGCTCTCAACGTTACTGAAGTAGCCGCGCCGCAACTTCGTCTTGAGAGCATTCGCTGCTATCTCTAA
- a CDS encoding flagellar hook-basal body protein — protein MDSGLYAAYNGLLARTQALDTAANNLSNTNTVGFRAQRDYFRGVLAGMPPGDLESQVGDAVNSFGILGGNTLDLSQGEITATGNPLDLALDGSGFFAVQTTHGTRYTRDGGFLRAADGTLETRRGDGVLDATGKKIIVPSGEVQVGGDGTISVLTAEGSAIAGKLGILNFKGSDLSAEGANLFVAREGATPIASEARVQEGSLEGANQDAVHGTMQLLLMQRQAEMMQRAVNLFSNTLDKTAAEDLGKV, from the coding sequence ATGGATAGTGGACTTTATGCCGCGTACAACGGCCTGCTTGCTCGCACGCAGGCGCTCGATACGGCTGCAAACAATCTGTCGAATACAAACACGGTCGGCTTCCGTGCACAGCGGGATTATTTCCGTGGCGTTCTGGCCGGGATGCCTCCGGGCGATTTGGAGAGTCAGGTTGGCGACGCCGTAAACTCCTTCGGAATTCTCGGCGGAAATACGCTGGATCTCTCTCAGGGAGAGATTACCGCCACCGGTAATCCGTTGGATCTGGCGTTAGATGGAAGTGGATTTTTTGCAGTTCAGACGACACATGGCACCCGCTATACGCGGGACGGTGGATTTCTCCGAGCTGCTGATGGAACTCTGGAGACGCGCAGGGGCGATGGGGTTCTGGACGCCACGGGGAAGAAGATCATTGTTCCCTCAGGCGAGGTTCAAGTGGGCGGGGACGGGACGATTTCTGTCCTCACGGCAGAGGGCAGCGCCATTGCAGGCAAGCTCGGCATCCTGAACTTCAAAGGAAGTGACCTTTCGGCAGAAGGTGCCAATCTTTTCGTTGCGCGCGAAGGGGCAACGCCCATCGCTTCCGAGGCGCGTGTGCAGGAGGGGAGCCTTGAAGGGGCCAATCAGGATGCTGTCCACGGAACGATGCAGCTTCTACTTATGCAGCGCCAGGCAGAGATGATGCAACGCGCCGTCAACCTCTTCTCCAACACTCTGGATAAAACCGCCGCCGAAGATCTCGGCAAAGTTTAG